The sequence below is a genomic window from Microbacterium sp. SORGH_AS_0888.
GGCGAGCTTGCGGATGGCCGGGACCAGGCCCACCGTCGAGACCGTCACCCCGCGCGCGCTCATCCCGAGCCCGTGCTTCTTGTCGGTCATCACGCGCACGGCGTGCAGGACGCGCGCATAGTTGGCCAGCGGCTCCCCCATGCCCATGAACACGATGTTGGTGACCCGCTCGTCGGCGTGCTCGGCGGCGCCGAGCCCGCCTTCCCGGATGAGCCGGTTCGCGCGCACGACCTGCTCGACGATCTCCGCCGCCGACATGTTGCGCGTGAGCCCCGCCTGCCCCGTGGCGCAGAACGGGCAGTTCATGCCGCATCCCGCCTGCGACGAGACGCACAGCGTGATGCGTCCCGGGTAGCGCATGAGGACCGACTCGACGAGCGCGCCGTCGTGCAGCTTCCAGAGGAACTTGATCGTGTCGCCGCGATCGGTCTGCAGCCGGCGCACCTCCGTCAGCAGCGGCGGGAGGAGTCCCGCCACCAGCTCCTCGCGGCCGGATGCCGGCAGGTCGGTCATGAGCGCCGGGTCGGAGGTGTAGTGCGTGAAGTAGTGCTTCTCCAGCTGCGCGGCCCGGAAGCGGGGGAACCCCAGCTCGACCAGCCGCTCCGCGCGCTGCTCGGAGGTGAGATCGGCCAGATGCACCGGCGGCTTGCCGCGCTTCGGGCTCGCGAACTGCAGGAGCGGCCGGCCCTCGGCATCCTTCTTCTGCGTCCACCCCTCCGCCTGGGGGCGCACCTGCGGCGCGCTCGCGGGTCGCGTGGAGATCACGCGGGGGCGTGGCGGCTGCTCGGTCATGCCTCCAGCGTACGGGCCGCTCGCCGCGACGGCGCGGTCCTGCGCGCTTTCACGCGCCCCCGGAGGGGTCACCGCATGTTTAAGATCGGTGTATGGGGGACCTCCGAGGGCGCAGGGGACGCAACGGGCCGTCGGCCGTGCACAAGGTGCTGAACAACAACGTCGTCGTCTCCCTCGACGAGCAGGGTCGCGAGCGCGTGCTCATGGGGCGCGGGCTGGGCTTCCAGCTCAAGCCCGACGACCCGATCGACCCCGAGAAGGTCGAGAAGACCTTCGTGCTGCAGACCGGCGCGGAGGGCGACCGCGAGCGCCGGCTGCTGGCCGGCGCTCCCTACGCCGTCATCGAGGCCGTCACGGATGCCGTCGACCAGGCCGAACGCGAGCTCGGCCACGATCTGGGCCGCCGCATCGTCATCACGGTCCTCGACCACATCAGCTTCGTGCTCGAACGGCTCGACGAGGGGATCCGCATCCCCTCCGCCCAGATGCCGGAGCTACGGGTCCTCCACCCGCAGGAGTTCCGCGCCGCCGAGAACATGGCCGCCCACATCGGCGCGGCGCTCGAGCGCGAGCTCCCCGCGGAGGAGGCCGTGTTCCTGACGATGCACCTGCTGAACGCGACGCGCGACGAGCCCAACGGCACGGCCGCACTGCTGTTCCGGCGCGTGCAGCACGTCGCGAGCGTCGTGGAGACGGGGCTCGGCGTCACCCTCGACGTCGAGAGCCCCGACTACGCGCGCTTCGTCCTGCACGTGCAGTTCCTGCTGCAGCGGCTGGTCTCGAAGACCATGCTGCGATCGAGCGACACCTCCTTCTTCGAGTTCGCCAAGCGCAGCTACCCCCGCTCGTACGAGATCGCACTCCAGGTCAAGGACTACGTGCACGCGGCCACCGGATCCGACCTGACCGACGAGGAGCTGCTCTACGTCATCGTGCACGTCGAACGCCTCGCGACGCAGGTCGGCGTGAGCGCCGGCGACACGGACGGTGGCGGGAGCGCCGGGGAGGTGCTACGGTAACTCGCGCAGGGCCCGGCGCCCTGCGGACGCGACGGATTGTTACTGCGGCAGCAGGCAAAACCTGAACTCACATCGCCTCACGGGCGATGAACGAGTTCAGGTTTTTTTGTTGCCCGGAAACAAGCCGGACCCGCGCGTCCCTTCATCGAATGCCGCACCGGAGCGGCGGAAAGAGGGAGTCCGAGATGGACTACTCGAAGACAGCATCCGGCGTCCTCTCGGGCGTCGGCGGGGAAGAGAACGTCACCTCGCTCGTGCACTGCATGACGCGACTGCGCTTCGTCCTGAAGGACGAGAGCAAGGCGGATGCGGCGGCGCTGAAGGCCGTGCCGGGAGTGGTGACCGTCGCACAGGCCGGCGGCCAGTACCAGGTCGTCATCGGCAACGAGGTGCCCGAGGTCTTCGCGGCGATCGGCAAGATCTCCCGCTTCGGCGGGTCGTCCGCGGCGGCCGAGCCGGCCGACGAGGGCCCCAAGGGGAACCTCTTCAACCGCTTCATCAAGATGATCTCGGGGGTCTTCACGCCTGTGCTGTGGGCACTGGCCGGCACGGGGCTGCTGAAGGCGTTCCTCTCCGCCGCCGTCACCTTCGGCTGGATCGATGCGACGACCTCGACCTATGTCGTGCTCAACTCCCTCTCGGACGCGTTCATCAACTTCCTGCCCCTGGCGCTGGCCATCACGGCGGCGCGCTACTTCAAGGCATCCGAGTTCACCTCGTTCGCGATCGGCGCGGCACTGCTGTATCCGGCGGCGACCGCGCTGGTCGGTGCCGAGGGGCTGACGTTCTTCGGCATCCCCTTCACGATGGTCAACTACGTCTCCAGCGTGATCCCGATCATCATCGTCGTGTGGCTGCAGAGCCACGCCGAGCGCTTCCTCTACGCGAAGCTCCCGGCCGCCGTGCGCCGGTTCCTCACCCCCATGATCATCGTGCTGGTGGCGGTTCCGCTCGTCTTCGTCGTCATCGGCCCGATCTCGTCTGTCCTCAGCGGGTGGGTCGGAGCCGCCATCGGCTGGGTCTTCGCCACCGTGCCGTGGCTCGGCGGCGCGATCATGGGCGGCCTGTGGCAGGTGTTCGTGATCTTCGGCCTGCACTGGGGCCTCGTGCCGCTGTTCCAGCTCGAGCTGCAGACCACGGGTCGCATGCTGCTCATCGCCCCCGTCTTCGCCGCCGTGCTGGCCCAGGCCGCCGCGGTCGCGGGCGTCTGGGTGCGGGCCCGCGACAAGAACCTCAAGTCGCTCGCCGCTCCGGCGACCCTGTCCGGATTCCTCGCCGGCATCACCGAGCCCGCGATCTACGGCATCAACCTGCCGCTCAAGCGCCCGTTCGCCTTCGGCATCGTCGGCGGCGCGATCGGCGGCGCGATCATCTCGCTGGGCGGTGTCTTCTCGACCGCGTTCGTCGTGCCGTCCGGACTGGCGGTGACCGCGCTCCTGGGCAACGGCAACATGGTGTTCCTGGGGATCGGCCTGCTGGCGGCCATCGTCATCCCGTTCCTGCTCGTGGTGCTCGTCGGCTTCAAGGAGCCGAGCGCCCAGGCGCCCGCCCCGGAGAGCACCGACCTCCAGGTGCTGAGCCCCGTCGACGGGACCGTCGTGCCGCTGAGCGAGACCCCGGATGCCGCCTTCGCCGACGGGTCGCTCGGTCAGGGCGTGGCGATCCGGCCTCGCAGCGGCGCACTGTACGCCCCCTTCGACGCGACGATCGTCGCCGCGTTCCCCACCGGCCACGCGATCGGGCTGCGGCATGCCGACGGCGCCGAGGTCCTCATCCACATCGGGATCGACACGGTCAAGCTGGGCGGCGAGCACTTCGCGCTCAAGGTCACGAGCGGTCAGCAGGTCGCGGCCGGTGACCTGCTGGTCGAGTTCGACCGGGAGGCGATCACCGCCGCCGGCTACGACCTCACGACCCCGGTCGTCGTGACGAACCCCGATCTCTACCCGACGATCGGATCCCCGGCGTCCGGCCCGATCGCGCACGGCGAGCCGCTGTTCGTGGCCGTCGCCGTGGAGCAGGTCGTCGCTGCGAGCTGATCCCGTGTCGGGCGGGGCCGCGCGCCCCGCCCGACCGGTTCCCGGAAACACGAAACGGAACAGAGCAATGAACACATCCACCCCTTTCCCCCCGAGCTTCCTCTGGGGCGGCGCCACCGCGGCGAACCAGGTCGAAGGCGCCTACGCGGAGGGCGGCAAGGGCCTGTCGGTTCAGGACGTCATGCCGCAGGGCATCGTCGGGCCCCGCACCGCGGCACCGACGCCCGACAACCTCAAGCTCGAGGCGGTCGACTTCTACCACCGCTACGCCGAGGACATCGCGCTGTTCGCGAAGATGGGCTTCCGCGTCTACCGGTTCTCGATCGCGTGGAGCCGCATCTTCCCCCTCGGCGACGAGTCGGAGCCCAACGAGGAGGGCCTCGCCTTCTACGACCGCGTGCTCGACGAGCTCGAGAAGCACGGCATCGAGCCCCTCGTCACGATCTCGCACTACGAGACGCCGCTGCACCTCGCCGAGACGTACGACGGCTGGACCGACCGCCGGCTCATCGGCTTCTACGAGAACTACGCCCGCACGCTCTTCGAGCGCTACGGGTCCCGCGTGCGGTACTGGCTGACCTTCAACGAGATCAACTCGCTGCTGCACGCGCCGTTCATGTCGGGCGGCATCAACACGCCGAAGGAGGAGCTCAGCGACGCACAGCTCTACCAGGCGATGCACCACGAGCTCGTGGCCTCGGCGCGCGCCACCCGGATCGCGCACGAGATCGCCCCGAACGCGCAGATCGGGTGCATGGTGCTGTCGATGCCCACCTACCCGCTCACCCCCTCCCCCGCCGACGCGCTCGCGGTCATGGACTTCGACCACTCCAACCTGGTCTACGGCGACGTCCACACCCGCGGCGCCTATCCGGGATACTTCCTGCGGACGCTGGGAGAGAAGGGCATCGAGCTCGAGATCACCGACGAGGACCGCGAGGATCTGACCCACACGGTCGACTTCGTCTCGTTCAGCTACTACATGTCCGTCGCCCAGACCGCCGACCCGGAGAAGAAGGTCGCCGGCGCGGGCAACATCATGGGCGGGGTGCCGAACCCGACGCTCCCGGCGAGCGAGTGGGGCTGGCAGATCGACCCCGTGGGGCTCCGGCTCGTGCTCAACCAGTTCTGGGACCGCTGGCAGAAGCCGCTGTTCATCGTCGAGAACGGGCTGGGCGCGAAGGACGAGCTCGTGGAGGTCGACGGCGTCAAGACCGTCATCGACGACTACCGCATCGCCTATCTCAACGACCACCTGGTGCAGGTGGGAGAGGCGATCGCGGACGGCGTCGAGGTCCTCGGCTACACCTCGTGGGGATGCATCGACATCGTGAGCGCCTCGACCGCCCAGCTGAGCAAGCGGTACGGCTTCATCTACGTCGACCGCAACGACGACGGCAGCGGCACGCTCGAGCGCTTCGAGAAGAAGTCGTTCGGCTGGTACGCCGAGGTGATCCGCACCAACGGCGCGTCCCTCACCCGCTGACCCCGGCAGGCGTTCATAACTCAGGCGATTCGCGCCGCTGGGGCCCGAAACCGGCCTCCGGGCGCGATTCTGCCTGAGTTATGGACGTTCCCGGCCGGTGAGTCGGCCACGCGCACGCCGCACCGGCGAGAATGGAACATCGTGACCCCTCCCCGCATCGCCTTCCTCGACGTCGACGGCACGATCCTCGACCACGGCCGCACCATCGCCCCCTCCACCGTGACCGCGATCCGCGAAGCGCGCGAGCGCGGCGCCCTCGTCTACCTCAGCACGGGACGCTCCGCCGGCGACATCCATCCCGCCGTGCGCGAGATCGGCTTCGACGGCGCCATCACCAACGGCGGCGCGTACGCGGTCGCCGGTGACGTGTCCGTCGTGGCCGAGCCCATGCCCCTCGACGCGGTCGACCGGCTGGAGGCGTTCTTCCAGGGCCACGGCATCCACTACTTCCTGCAGACGGGCGAGGGCGTCTACGCCGACGCCGCCGTGCAGCGCGCCGTCGAGGCGATGCTGGCCTCGATCCGCCCCCACGGGCCCGTGGACCCGCAGACCGCTCCCCAGCGGCCGCCGCGGTTCCGCGAGCTCGCCGAGATCGACCGCGAGCAGGTGGCGAAGGCCGTGTTCCTCAGCGATGCGCCGGATGCCGTCGACCGCGCCCGTGCCGAGCTCGGCGACCGGTTCCACGTGATCCCCGGCAGCATCCCGCTCCCCGGCGGCTCCAACGGCGAGATCGGGCTGAAGGGCGTGACGAAGGGCTCGGCCATCACGGCCGTGCTCGCCCACCTCGGCATCGACGCCGCCGACGCGATCGGCATCGGCGACAGCTGGAACGACGTCGAGATGTTCGAGGTCTGCGGCACCGGCATCGCGATGGGCAACGCAGACCCGGAGCTGAAGGCCATCGCGGACGAGGTCACCACCGCGGTCCTCGACGACGGCGTGCACAACGCCTTCGCGCGCCACGGACTGATCTAGGGGGATGTCGCGGAGGGAGGCGCGGTGACGATCGCGGCGCGTTCGCGCCAGGTCTTCGCCGTCACCCGGTCGAGCGCGACCTGCTTGCGCATGGTCTCGGCCTTCTCGTAGAGCGAGGGGTCGCCGTAGCTCGTCAGCACCTTCACGAGCACCGGCAACAGCTCGATCATGAAGAACAGCGCTGCGATCAGCCAGTGCGCCCAGGCCAGCGTCGGCTCTCGCTCGGACAGCCGCTCGAGCGCGCCGATCTGACTGAGCAGGCCGACCGCATCCGCGTTCCCGCCGGCGACGGCCGCCGCCCGATCGTTGTAGGCGGCGAGCGCGGCGTCGTACTGCGCCTGCGCCGCCGGCAGCTGGTCCTGGGCCTGCTTCTTGTTCTGCTCGGCGGAGGTCGCGGCGGCCTCGGTGCTGGCGCCGTTCGCGGCGGCCAGCGTCGCCTGCGCCTGGGTGAGCTGGTTCGCGAGCGCGTCGTACGCCGACTGCGCCTGCGCCAGCTGAGCCTTCGCCGCATCCGCGCTCGCGCCCTCGCCCTGCAGACCGGTGCAGCCGGGGACCGTGCCGGCCCCTTCGCCCGTCAGCTCGCACTGGTACAGCGCTCTCGCCTGGTCGATGACCTTCTGCTGGTCCGCCAGCTGGGTCGTGAGCTGGTCCACCGTCGCCTGGGCGGCGACCGACTCGGCCGAGGTCGAGGAGGTCCCCGCCACGATGCCGGTGGCGGCCTGGTTCTGCAGGGCGGCGAGGGAGGCGGATGCCGCATCCAGCGCCTGCTTCTCGGGGCCGTTGGCGACCGCGTCCTGATCGGTCTGGGCCTGCACGACGTTGGTCGAGGTCACCTCGCGAGCGATGTCGTTGTGGAACACCTGCAGGACGAGGGGCTCGGCGACGACGATGCCGATGAGCGCGGCCATGATGACGCGGGGCAACGCGAGCCCGAGGAGCCGCCAGAGGTTGCGCGTGGAGCGCATCGTCGAGGTGAGGAAGCGATCGAGGTTGAAGATGATGAGCGCCCACACGATCGCGAGCGGCACCGCGAGCCAGATCGAGATCCGCACGCCCGTGATGAGCGCGAACGTCATCGACAGGGCGGAGACGAGCGCGGTCCCGGCGAGCACGAAGAACATCTGCACGAAGCGGGACGTCTCGCTCGGCACGTCGTCGAGGATCTCGTTGTCGGCCCCGCCCAGCACCGCGAGCCGCCGCCACAGCGGGAGCCGTCGTCCGCGTCGCTCACGGGGCACGCGCGTCGTCGGCCGCTGCGCGACCGGCTCGGGCTCCTCTGATGCCGTCTGCTCGGGCGTCGTGGTCTCGACCGGCTCGGCCGGCGTGGTCTCGTCGATGGGCAGGGTCGCCGCATCCGGGCTCTCGCCCTGCTGCGCACGGACGTCGCTCAGGTACATCGGCTCGTCCTCGGGCGTCTCGGACGAGAGCTCGATGCGGCCGTCGGAGCCGAAACGGCCGGGCCTGTGGGCGGAGAAGGACACTGCGCAAGGGTAGGGGGAGCTGCCTGTGTGCCAGGTGCGAGCCGCGGCGCCGGCCGCGGGCCTCAGTCCAGGAAGATGTCGGGGAACAGCTCCGTGTCCGGAGTGCCGGGCACCGCCGCATAGCGCGCGAAGTCGGTGACCCCCGCGGCCTCCAGGACGTCCTCGACCACGAGCGTCTGCCCCGTGTACGTGCGCGCCGGCTGCGTGATCACCTCGTACGCCGCGTCCGCGTAGATCTCGGGCGTGCGGCTCGCGCGCATCATCCGCTCGCCGCCGAGCGAGAACTGCACGGCAGCCGTCGCGATCGTCGTCCGAGGCCACAGCGTGTTGGCGGCCACGCCGTCCTTCGCGAACTCCGCCGCAAGCCCCAGGGTCGCCATCGTCATGCCGTACTTGGCGAGCGTGTAGCCGGTGTGGGCCCCCAGCCAGCGCGGGGAGAGGTTCAGCGGCGGCGAGAGGGAGAGGATGTGGGGGTTCGCCGCCTCGGTGAGCATCGGCAGCGCGGCGCGCGAGAGCAGGAACGTGCCGCGGACGTTGACGTCCTGCATGAGGTCGTATTTCTTCGTCGAGAGCTGGAGCGACCCCGACAGGTCGATGACGCTCGCGTTGTTGACGACGACATCGATCCCTCCGAACTCCCCCGCGGTCTTCAGCACCGCCTGCGTGATCGAGTCCTCGTCGCGCACGTCGCCGACGATCGGCAGCGCCTGCCCGCCCGCCTCCCGGATCTGCTCGGCCGCCGTGTGCACGGTGCCCTCGAGCTTGGGATGCGGCGCGTCGGTCTTGGCCAGGAGCGCGATGTTCGCGCCGTCCCGCGCCGCGCGCAGGGCGATCGCGAGCCCGATGCCGCGGCTCCCGCCGGACATCAGGATGGTCTTGCCTGCCAGGGGCGGGGTGTCGGTCACGGCTTCTCCTTCGTGGCGGTGCGGGCGGACGCGGCGGCGAACGCGCGGATGCGGGTGCGGGCGGCATCCGTCTCGGACGCCGCCCCGATCGTGACGGCCTCGTCCGCCAGGTTCTCCTCGAACGTGCGACCGGCGCCCGCGCGCACGAGCCGCTTGGCCTGGCCGAACGCCGCCGCGGCGCCGTCGAGCCAGAACCGCGCGATCTGCTCCGCCCGGGCGGCGGGGTCGTCGGCGACCTCGCTCACGAGGCCCCAGTCCAGGGCCGTCGCGGCATCGATCGTCTCGTCCTGCAGCAGCAGCCGGAGCGCGCGCGTCCGGCCGATCGCGGCGGGCAGCAGCGTCGTGACGCCGAGGTCGGGGGTCAGCCCGATGTTCGCGTAGCGCGAGACGAACCGGGCGCGCTCGCCCGCGACGACGTAGTCGGCCGCGAGCATGAGCCCGAGCCCGCCGCCGGCGACGGCGCCCTGGACGGCGGCCACGACCGGGGTGTCGCTGCTCGTGAGCGCACGGATGCCGTCGTGGATGACGTGCGCCATCGCGGTGATCGACGCGCCGATGCCCGACTCCTGCGCCGACATCGCGATCACGTCGCCGCCGGCGCAGAAGGCCGGGCCCTCCGCATCCAGGATCACCGCCCGGATGTCGGGATCGTCGGCGACGCGATGGGTGAGCTCGCGCCAGCGCTCCCCCATCTCGAAGTCCATGGCGTTGAGCGAGGCGGGGCGGTTGAGCGTGAGCCGGGCCAGGCCGCCGTGCGCCTCGTAGCGGATCGTGTCGCTCATCGCGGCGCCATCCGGATCGCGCCGTCGAGTCGGATGGTCTCGCCGTTGAGGTAGCCGTTGCGGACGATCTCGAGCACGAGCGAGGCGTACTCGTCCGGTCGGCCGAGCCGAGACGGGTAGGGCACCTGCTGTCCGAGCGAGTCCTGCGCGGCCTGGGGCAATCCCTTGAGCATCGGGGTCTCCATGATCCCCGGCGCGATCGTGCACACCCGGATGCCGTGGCGGGCGAGCTCGCGCGCCACGGGAAGGGTCATGGCGTGCACGCCCCCCTTGGAGGCGGAGTAGGCCGGCTGGCCGATCTGGCCGTCGAAGGCGGCGACGCTCGCGGTGTTCACGATGACGCCCCGGTCGCCCCCGGCGGCGGGATCGTTGCGGGCCATGACCGCCGCGGCCTGGGCGATCACGTTGTACGTGCCGATGAGGTTCACGCGCACGAGCCTCTCGAAGTCGGCGAGCGGGGTGGGCTCGCCCTCGCGGTCGAGCACCTTGGCCGGCGGGGCGATTCCGGCGCAGTTGACGACCAGGCGCAGCGGGGCCGGTGCGGCGGCGCGCTCGACCGCCGCGGCGATCTGCTCGGGGCTCGTGACGTCGGCGGCGATGAAGGAGCCGCCGAGCTCCGCGGCCCGCGCGGGGCCCGGCGAGCCCTCGAGGTCGACGATCGTGACGGCGGCGCCCGCGGCGGCGAGAGCGGTCGCCGTCGCGAGCCCGAGGCCGCTGGCCCCTCCGGTCACAAGGGCGGACGAACCCGTGATGTCCATGCGTTCTCCTTCGAATCCCGGCATCCCGTGCCAGCATACGCGGGACTGCGTCTCGGCCGCGCGGTGCGCCCGCCGCGCCGTGCACCCCCGGCGCCTCCCGCCTGCGGCCCGTGCTCGTGCCGCGCCCGTGCTCGTGCCGCGTCTTCCGCGCGGAACCGGGCGAGCCGCGGGCTACAGGGCGAAGACCAGGGTCCAGGTGCCCGCGATCACGGCTGCGACGACGGATGCGGCCGCCACCGCGATCGCGATCGCGACCAGCACCGCGTCGCGCCACCCGAGGCGGGACGGCCGCGCCCAGCTGCGGGCTCCGCGCGCGCCGAAACCCCGTGCCTCCATCGCGGTCGCCAGCTTCGTGCCCCGCCGGATCGCGAGCACGAGCAGCGCGAACGCCTGGCCGAGGAAACGACGGATGCGGCCGCGGTCGGCGACGCCGCGGGCACGCCGCGCCATCCCGAGCTCGCGCCAGTCGGCGACGAGGAGGCCGACCAGGCGAAGCCCGGCGAGCGCGCCGAGGACGAAACGGGCGGGCAGGCGCAGCACCTGGGCGAGCCCGTCGGCGAGATCGGTGGGGTCGGTCGTGGCGAACAGCAGAACGGAGGGCACCGCGATCGCCAGCACGCGCAGCACGATCGCGATCGCCAGATCCAGCGAGCCCTCGCTCACGCGCACGAGTCCCCAGTGGAAGAAGACCTCCCCGGAGGCGCGCCCGTAGAGCACGGTGCCGGCGCCGGCGATGAGCGCCGCGACGACGATCGGCCAGAGGCGGAGCCACACCGCCCGCGCGGGCAGCCGCGCGAAGGGCAGCAGCACGAGGGTCGCCGCCAGCGCGACACCGGCGGAGACCGGGTCGATCGAGAGCAGCAGCGTCACCGAGACGGCGAGCGTCGCCGCGAGCTTCGCGACCGGGTTGACGCGCGCGAGCGGGCTGCGGGCGACATCCATCGTGAACAGGCTCATCGGCATCCCCCCTCGCCCGCCCTGCGTGCACCGCCTGCACCGCCCGCCCCGCCGAGCATGTCCCACTTTCGACCGCTGAGCGGAGTGCGCTGCGGTCGGAAGTGGGACATGCTGCGGTCGGAAGTGGGACATGCATGAGGGGCGAGGGGCGCGGAGGCGAGGCGCGGCGGGACAGCGGGAGGGAGAGGGAGCGCGGACATCAGGCCGATCCCAGGGTCAGCTCGTCATCGGCCAGCAGCGCCACCAGGTCGGGATCGTGCGAGACGAAGCCGACGGCGGTCCCCGCCGAGCGCAGCGCATCCATGAGGTCGGCGAGCTCCTGCCAGGTGCGCGCGTCCTGCCCGTACGTCGGCTCGTCCAGCAGCAGCACGCGCGGCTCGGTCGCGATCGCCGCCGCCACCGTCAGCCGCCGCTTCTCACCGCCGGACAGGGTGAAGGGGTTCGCGTCCGCGAGGTGACCGAGCCGCAGCCGCTCCAGCAGCGGCTCGATCCGCGCGGAGATCTCGGCCTCGCCGAGCCCGAGCGCGCGCGGGCCGACCGCGAGCTCGTCGCGGACGCGGGCGGTGAGCAGCTGGTGCTCCGGCGTCTGGAAGACCATGCCCACCCGCGTCAGGAGGTCGCGCGACCGCCAGCGGTGCGGCGCCCCCCGCACGCCCCCGCGCAACGCGGCGGATGCCGTGACCTCGCCGGCCAGCGGCTCCCGCAGTCCCGCGAGCGTCTCGGCGAGGGTCGACTTGCCGGCGCCGTTGGCCCCGGTGATCGCCAGCGCACGTCCGGCGCGCAGCACGACCGAGACCCCGGATGTCGCAACCCGCGGCATCCGCTCGCCGAACCCGCGCCGCCCCACCGCGAGCCCGGCCGCGCCCAGCACCTCGGGCGCCTCGCCGAGCCGGGGGCGCGCATCGATCCCGACCCGTCGACCCGGCACCCACACGCCGGCCTCGGCGAGCGTCACACCGTGGACCGCGAACACCTCCGCGGGCGCGCCGTCCGCGAGGAGCCCTCCGCCGGCGGCGAGCACGACGACGCGGTCGACGTGCTCGGCCCACAGCGCCACGCGATGCTCGACGACGACGAGCGTCGCCCCCGCCTCCGAGACGGCGCGCACGACCGCGTCGCGGACCTCCGCGGCGCCCGGGGGGTCCAGGTTGGCCGTCGGCTCGTCCAGCAGCAGGAGCCCCGGTCTCATCGCGAGCGCACCGGCGAGCGCGAGCCGCTGCTTCTGCCCGCCCGAGAGCGCCTCCGCCGGGTGGTCGCGCCCCACGGCGAGACCG
It includes:
- a CDS encoding SDR family NAD(P)-dependent oxidoreductase: MDITGSSALVTGGASGLGLATATALAAAGAAVTIVDLEGSPGPARAAELGGSFIAADVTSPEQIAAAVERAAAPAPLRLVVNCAGIAPPAKVLDREGEPTPLADFERLVRVNLIGTYNVIAQAAAVMARNDPAAGGDRGVIVNTASVAAFDGQIGQPAYSASKGGVHAMTLPVARELARHGIRVCTIAPGIMETPMLKGLPQAAQDSLGQQVPYPSRLGRPDEYASLVLEIVRNGYLNGETIRLDGAIRMAPR
- a CDS encoding ABC transporter ATP-binding protein gives rise to the protein MTAAGARVVARGWGWRHAGRRRWATTGIDLDIAPGERVLLLGASGAGKSTLLRGLAGVLGDAEDGEAAGELRIDGEEPARARGRAGLVLQDPDAQVVLARVGDDIAFGCENLGVAREEIWRRVDAARDAVGLAVGRDHPAEALSGGQKQRLALAGALAMRPGLLLLDEPTANLDPPGAAEVRDAVVRAVSEAGATLVVVEHRVALWAEHVDRVVVLAAGGGLLADGAPAEVFAVHGVTLAEAGVWVPGRRVGIDARPRLGEAPEVLGAAGLAVGRRGFGERMPRVATSGVSVVLRAGRALAITGANGAGKSTLAETLAGLREPLAGEVTASAALRGGVRGAPHRWRSRDLLTRVGMVFQTPEHQLLTARVRDELAVGPRALGLGEAEISARIEPLLERLRLGHLADANPFTLSGGEKRRLTVAAAIATEPRVLLLDEPTYGQDARTWQELADLMDALRSAGTAVGFVSHDPDLVALLADDELTLGSA
- a CDS encoding enoyl-CoA hydratase/isomerase family protein; the protein is MSDTIRYEAHGGLARLTLNRPASLNAMDFEMGERWRELTHRVADDPDIRAVILDAEGPAFCAGGDVIAMSAQESGIGASITAMAHVIHDGIRALTSSDTPVVAAVQGAVAGGGLGLMLAADYVVAGERARFVSRYANIGLTPDLGVTTLLPAAIGRTRALRLLLQDETIDAATALDWGLVSEVADDPAARAEQIARFWLDGAAAAFGQAKRLVRAGAGRTFEENLADEAVTIGAASETDAARTRIRAFAAASARTATKEKP
- a CDS encoding energy-coupling factor transporter transmembrane protein EcfT, translated to MSLFTMDVARSPLARVNPVAKLAATLAVSVTLLLSIDPVSAGVALAATLVLLPFARLPARAVWLRLWPIVVAALIAGAGTVLYGRASGEVFFHWGLVRVSEGSLDLAIAIVLRVLAIAVPSVLLFATTDPTDLADGLAQVLRLPARFVLGALAGLRLVGLLVADWRELGMARRARGVADRGRIRRFLGQAFALLVLAIRRGTKLATAMEARGFGARGARSWARPSRLGWRDAVLVAIAIAVAAASVVAAVIAGTWTLVFAL